A section of the Clostridium omnivorum genome encodes:
- a CDS encoding DUF2156 domain-containing protein — protein sequence MLEFKQLTLEDKCLFDKYLKPYSFLTCEYSFTNLFIWRKGLDIQYAIYNDVLIIKKMDFDGRYHFMQPIGYKSENLNYIISMLKEYKEEFQMDCLFKDIEEPFKNELQSLYGDTIEIEEDRDNFDYIYESEKLKTLSGKKLHGKKNHYNYFLKHYSYTIAPITTEIIDDCIKAAREWCCKNDCKGYLLHELRAIQELLKNNDKLDFIGMVVYVDNKLSAFTIGEKVNETMAIVHIEKADAEIGGLYAFINKSFVENYLSDIPFINREQDLGIEGLRKAKLAYYPIKLEPKYMVNFK from the coding sequence ATGCTTGAATTTAAACAACTGACTCTTGAAGATAAATGTCTATTTGACAAATATTTAAAACCATATTCTTTTTTAACTTGTGAGTATTCTTTTACAAATCTTTTTATTTGGAGAAAAGGCTTAGATATCCAATATGCAATTTATAATGATGTATTGATAATTAAAAAAATGGACTTTGATGGACGATATCATTTTATGCAGCCAATTGGTTATAAGAGTGAAAATCTAAATTACATAATTAGTATGCTAAAGGAATATAAAGAAGAATTTCAAATGGATTGCTTATTTAAAGATATTGAAGAGCCTTTTAAAAATGAACTTCAATCCTTATATGGTGATACTATTGAAATAGAAGAAGATAGGGATAATTTTGATTATATCTACGAGAGCGAGAAGCTAAAAACCCTTTCAGGTAAAAAACTTCATGGCAAGAAAAATCATTACAACTACTTTTTAAAGCACTACAGCTACACTATAGCACCTATTACCACTGAAATTATAGATGATTGCATTAAAGCTGCTAGAGAGTGGTGCTGTAAAAATGATTGCAAGGGCTATCTTTTGCATGAGCTTCGTGCTATTCAAGAACTTCTAAAAAATAACGATAAATTGGATTTTATAGGAATGGTTGTGTATGTGGATAACAAGCTTTCAGCCTTTACAATTGGAGAAAAAGTTAATGAAACCATGGCCATAGTTCATATCGAAAAAGCTGATGCCGAAATAGGTGGTTTATACGCATTTATAAACAAAAGCTTTGTAGAAAATTATTTAAGCGATATTCCTTTTATTAACAGAGAGCAGGATCTAGGTATTGAAGGCCTTAGAAAAGCAAAACTTGCCTATTATCCAATAAAGCTAGAGCCAAAATATATGGTTAATTTTAAATAA
- a CDS encoding pyridoxal phosphate-dependent aminotransferase — MIHGGDVYSAGLLKGRELIDFSSNINPLGVPKSFLDNMNKAVEALVRYPDIEYRKLIESLNLYIRETYKVSYLTQDNFVLGNGASEVIDLCIGHSKKVLILTPSFLEYELSAVKARCEILYSSLDENMDYDYEDINNKLREVDSFIIGNPNNPNGGILDRDKFKEILNYCEKNKKIVVVDEAFIEFTGDREHSVIKEIEKYKCLLIIKAITKFFAMPGIRFGYGISSNKSLIKQLKAKQNPWNINCFAEIAAIYALTDKEYTASSLKWIAEERKFLELELSKLKCISRVYKTHANFILCKLKGIDCDTLYERCLKKQILIRRASNFKGLDENFVRFAVKDRKNNATLINALKNI; from the coding sequence ATGATACATGGTGGAGATGTTTATTCAGCAGGATTGCTTAAAGGAAGAGAGTTAATAGATTTTAGTTCAAATATTAATCCGTTAGGAGTTCCAAAATCATTTTTGGATAATATGAATAAAGCTGTAGAGGCTTTAGTGAGGTATCCAGATATAGAATATAGAAAGCTAATTGAAAGCTTAAATTTATATATAAGAGAAACTTATAAGGTTAGTTATTTAACTCAGGATAACTTTGTATTAGGAAATGGAGCATCAGAGGTAATAGATTTATGTATAGGACATAGTAAGAAGGTTCTCATTTTAACTCCATCATTTCTAGAGTATGAGTTAAGTGCTGTTAAAGCTAGGTGTGAAATTCTATATTCCAGTTTAGACGAGAATATGGATTATGATTATGAAGATATAAATAATAAATTGAGGGAGGTTGACAGTTTTATCATTGGGAATCCTAATAATCCTAATGGAGGAATACTGGATAGGGATAAGTTTAAAGAAATACTTAATTATTGTGAGAAAAATAAAAAGATCGTGGTTGTGGATGAAGCCTTTATAGAATTTACAGGGGATAGAGAACACAGTGTTATTAAGGAGATTGAAAAATATAAGTGCTTATTAATCATAAAGGCAATAACAAAATTTTTTGCTATGCCTGGGATACGATTTGGCTACGGTATTAGCAGCAACAAAAGCTTAATTAAACAACTTAAAGCTAAGCAAAATCCATGGAACATAAACTGCTTTGCAGAAATAGCTGCAATATACGCTTTAACAGATAAAGAATATACAGCTTCTTCCCTTAAATGGATTGCAGAAGAGAGAAAATTTTTAGAACTGGAGCTAAGCAAGCTTAAATGTATTAGCAGAGTTTATAAAACCCATGCCAATTTTATATTATGTAAACTTAAGGGCATTGATTGTGATACTCTATATGAAAGATGCTTAAAAAAGCAAATTCTAATAAGAAGAGCTAGTAATTTTAAGGGACTAGATGAAAACTTCGTAAGGTTTGCTGTAAAAGATAGAAAGAATAATGCAACACTCATAAATGCTTTAAAAAATATATAG
- a CDS encoding cobyric acid synthase, with product MARIMIQGTASSVGKSILVTALCRIFKQDGFKVVPFKSQNMSLNSYITLDGKEMGRAQVLQAYAAGLEPEAYMNPILLKPTSDKKCQIIVNGKVYGNSTAMEYHNLKLEFKSMLKEHFEKLEKNFDIVVMEGAGSPAEINLRDRDIVNMGMAELVDAPVLLAGDIDKGGVFASLAGTMLLLNDDEKKRVKGTIINKFRGDVEILNPGLDMLEDIIHIPCIGVVPYFRLQLEDEDGAVEFNKNVNAPIDIAVIKLPRISNFTDFDALKAEEDVSVRFITSVQEFGKPDLLVIPGSKNTIGDLIALRNSGLEECIKEYSKSGKIIGICGGYQMLGKSIVDPYFAETELEKIEGMELLDINTVFHNDKVTTRVRAEGIKDSSCVYGYEIHMGVSSYGKESRPLFKIVEKNGEKVCYEDGAINEKGNIMGTYIHGIFDGIQFREKLLNSIRREKKIMEKKSIAYESLREKELDKLADTVRKSLNMEYIYKIMGVVPKSW from the coding sequence ATGGCAAGAATCATGATTCAAGGCACAGCTTCATCTGTAGGAAAAAGTATTTTAGTTACAGCACTATGCAGAATTTTTAAACAGGATGGATTTAAGGTTGTACCGTTTAAATCACAAAATATGTCTTTAAATTCATACATAACGCTGGACGGAAAAGAAATGGGAAGAGCCCAGGTGCTTCAGGCCTATGCAGCTGGATTAGAGCCTGAGGCATATATGAATCCTATACTTTTAAAGCCTACCTCAGATAAAAAGTGCCAGATAATAGTGAATGGCAAGGTGTATGGAAATTCTACAGCAATGGAATATCATAACTTGAAACTAGAATTTAAAAGTATGCTTAAGGAGCATTTTGAAAAACTGGAGAAGAATTTTGATATAGTAGTTATGGAGGGAGCAGGAAGTCCTGCAGAGATAAATTTAAGGGATAGGGATATAGTGAATATGGGCATGGCAGAGCTTGTAGACGCACCAGTCCTTTTAGCAGGGGATATTGATAAGGGAGGAGTTTTTGCCTCTCTAGCTGGAACTATGCTGCTCCTAAACGACGATGAAAAGAAAAGAGTAAAAGGAACTATTATAAATAAGTTTAGAGGGGATGTAGAGATTTTAAATCCTGGACTTGATATGCTGGAAGATATTATACATATTCCTTGTATTGGCGTGGTGCCATATTTTAGGCTTCAGCTTGAGGATGAGGATGGTGCTGTGGAATTTAATAAAAATGTTAATGCACCTATTGATATAGCTGTTATAAAGCTTCCAAGAATATCAAACTTCACTGATTTTGATGCTCTCAAAGCTGAAGAAGATGTATCTGTAAGATTTATTACTTCAGTACAGGAGTTTGGAAAGCCTGATTTATTGGTTATTCCGGGTAGTAAAAATACTATCGGTGATTTAATAGCATTAAGGAATTCAGGCCTTGAAGAATGTATTAAGGAATACAGTAAAAGTGGGAAAATTATAGGAATATGCGGTGGATATCAAATGCTGGGAAAGAGCATTGTGGACCCTTATTTTGCCGAAACAGAACTTGAGAAAATTGAAGGCATGGAACTACTTGATATAAATACGGTTTTTCATAATGATAAGGTTACTACCAGAGTTAGAGCTGAAGGAATAAAAGACTCAAGCTGTGTTTATGGTTATGAAATACATATGGGAGTAAGTAGTTATGGTAAAGAAAGCAGACCTTTATTTAAAATAGTTGAAAAGAATGGTGAAAAAGTATGCTATGAAGATGGTGCGATAAATGAAAAGGGTAATATTATGGGCACTTATATTCATGGAATCTTTGATGGAATTCAGTTTAGAGAAAAGCTGCTAAATTCTATTAGAAGGGAAAAGAAAATTATGGAGAAAAAGTCCATAGCCTATGAAAGCCTGCGTGAAAAGGAGCTAGATAAGCTGGCAGATACGGTAAGAAAAAGCTTAAATATGGAATATATATATAAAATTATGGGCGTTGTGCCTAAAAGCTGGTGA
- the cobS gene encoding adenosylcobinamide-GDP ribazoletransferase, protein MKKYLNDFLLMLQFLTRIPINKSLNCESEDFKRGALFLPIIGGIIGGIQWGFYYLLIKALPLNIVTVIVILAGILLTGGLHVDGLGDTCDGFYAFKGKDRIIEIMKDSRIGTYACIAIVMDLLLKFLAYENMIQRNPLIIIALPIASRASIVLLSLIGKPAKSTGSGNLFIGNMNIIYSIIAFLSSGVLCLLLIGFKETVLLCATIILITLLFNKYCNGKIGGITGDILGANNELVEIISMLVLIGFSC, encoded by the coding sequence ATGAAAAAATACTTAAATGATTTTTTATTAATGCTTCAGTTTCTTACAAGAATACCTATAAATAAGAGTCTTAATTGTGAATCTGAGGATTTTAAAAGGGGGGCACTTTTTCTTCCAATTATAGGTGGAATAATTGGAGGAATTCAATGGGGATTTTATTATTTGCTAATCAAAGCACTGCCTTTAAATATTGTAACAGTTATTGTAATACTAGCGGGTATATTACTTACAGGAGGATTACATGTTGATGGTCTGGGAGATACCTGTGATGGATTTTACGCTTTTAAAGGCAAGGATAGAATTATTGAAATAATGAAAGACAGCCGCATAGGTACATATGCTTGCATTGCAATTGTGATGGACTTATTATTAAAATTTTTAGCCTATGAAAATATGATACAAAGAAATCCTTTAATTATAATTGCACTTCCAATAGCTTCAAGAGCTTCAATAGTATTATTATCTCTAATTGGAAAACCAGCTAAAAGTACCGGATCTGGAAATTTGTTTATAGGAAATATGAATATCATATATTCTATCATAGCTTTCTTATCCAGTGGAGTATTATGCTTATTACTCATAGGATTTAAAGAAACAGTATTATTATGTGCAACTATTATATTAATTACACTTTTATTTAATAAGTATTGTAATGGTAAAATTGGAGGAATAACTGGAGATATTCTAGGTGCAAATAATGAACTAGTTGAGATTATTTCAATGCTTGTTTTAATTGGGTTTTCATGCTAA
- a CDS encoding methyl-accepting chemotaxis protein, with product MFGKKYKDQIEILSKQLDEAKAEKEAADLRVQELEAKYKNAVDENEELNVSLQEANSRGETALASSSDNYLVASQIDSMLNDLVGQDHYVIENINEINNIGIQVKEIVKSADTTIKDMTQTTRDNSGVITNFTESFEELLSKVKSIENISTQINGIASQTQLLSLNASIESARAGEAGRGFTIVADEIKKLSENTTALLKDIQKTVKETYDIAIKAKNQVEELNQGKADSNTVAKEANEGFAKVTNKIEEITERISKIKLEGDKHLNLSQNIMNKVNSIK from the coding sequence ATGTTTGGTAAAAAGTATAAAGACCAGATTGAAATTTTATCTAAGCAATTAGATGAAGCAAAAGCAGAAAAGGAAGCCGCTGATTTACGTGTTCAGGAATTAGAGGCTAAGTATAAAAATGCAGTAGATGAAAATGAAGAGTTAAATGTAAGTCTTCAAGAAGCTAATAGCAGGGGCGAAACTGCGCTAGCAAGTAGTTCTGATAATTATTTGGTAGCATCTCAAATAGATTCTATGCTTAATGATTTAGTTGGACAAGATCATTATGTTATAGAAAATATTAATGAGATAAATAACATAGGAATTCAAGTTAAAGAAATAGTTAAGTCAGCTGATACTACTATCAAAGATATGACTCAGACTACTAGGGACAATAGTGGAGTTATAACTAACTTTACAGAATCCTTTGAGGAGTTGCTTTCTAAGGTAAAGTCAATTGAAAACATATCAACACAAATTAACGGCATAGCATCACAAACACAATTACTTTCCTTAAATGCATCTATAGAATCAGCAAGAGCAGGAGAAGCAGGCAGGGGATTTACAATAGTAGCAGATGAAATTAAAAAGCTGTCCGAAAACACTACTGCACTTCTTAAGGATATACAAAAGACAGTAAAAGAAACATATGATATTGCTATTAAAGCAAAAAATCAGGTTGAAGAGCTAAATCAAGGTAAGGCAGATAGCAATACAGTTGCTAAGGAAGCTAATGAAGGCTTTGCAAAGGTAACTAATAAAATCGAGGAAATAACTGAGAGAATATCAAAGATAAAACTTGAAGGCGATAAGCATTTAAATTTGAGTCAAAATATAATGAACAAAGTTAATTCAATTAAATAA
- the cobU gene encoding bifunctional adenosylcobinamide kinase/adenosylcobinamide-phosphate guanylyltransferase, which produces MVITKRRQGGFSVEKNRVILVTGGSRSGKSKYAEEMLKNRDEVLYIATAIITDAEMENRIKKHIERRNEKWTTYEGFKDLDLVLESNKEDTIMLDCVTIMLTNLMFSTERDFDNMSLEEVEILYKQIENQFYKLISKAKELNKTLIMVTNEVGYGLVPEYKISRIFRDMAGSINQFIASLCDEVYLVACGLPVKLK; this is translated from the coding sequence ATGGTTATTACTAAGAGAAGGCAGGGAGGTTTCAGTGTGGAGAAGAATAGAGTTATTTTAGTAACTGGAGGAAGTAGAAGTGGGAAAAGCAAATATGCTGAAGAAATGCTTAAAAATAGGGATGAAGTATTATATATTGCTACAGCAATAATTACTGATGCGGAAATGGAAAACAGAATCAAAAAACATATTGAAAGAAGAAATGAAAAATGGACAACCTATGAAGGATTTAAGGATTTAGATTTAGTTCTGGAAAGCAATAAAGAAGATACAATTATGCTGGATTGTGTTACCATAATGCTTACAAATTTAATGTTTAGCACAGAACGAGACTTCGATAATATGTCATTAGAAGAAGTGGAGATATTATATAAACAAATAGAAAATCAATTTTATAAATTAATTTCAAAGGCAAAGGAGCTAAATAAGACGCTTATAATGGTGACTAATGAAGTTGGATACGGCTTAGTTCCTGAATATAAAATTAGCAGAATTTTTAGGGATATGGCTGGAAGTATAAATCAATTTATAGCTTCATTATGTGATGAGGTATATTTAGTCGCTTGTGGTCTACCTGTTAAGTTAAAGTAA
- a CDS encoding permease, giving the protein MEAKGQRFLYNMNQLIKILAAAVIVVVIVYILNSFSLLYINKSTLNNFTTIFFSIILEGIPFIILGSFISSLIQVFISEERLARLIPRNKLMGTFIAAFMGLLFPVCECAIVPIVKRLIKKGLPLNMAVTFMLAVPIINPIVLASTYYAFLGKPYMVFLRAGFGVASAMIIGYLVSILQTNNPLKNNINHDEQECSCGYHSHSHGHHHHHEHLHEHDDSKWSEIIGHTNSEVYDVGKLFIIGAFLAAALQTFIPRQLILSIGSGNLSSIIVMMTLAFVLSICSETDAFIARTFLNQFTVGSIIGFLILGPMIDIKNTIMLSGNFKLGFVVKLIFLIISICFLAAVAVGFIPSWIFGY; this is encoded by the coding sequence ATGGAGGCAAAAGGACAAAGATTTTTATATAATATGAATCAACTGATAAAAATATTAGCTGCAGCCGTAATTGTTGTAGTTATAGTATATATATTAAATTCATTTTCATTATTGTATATAAATAAGAGCACATTAAATAATTTTACTACAATTTTTTTTAGCATAATTCTGGAGGGAATTCCTTTTATAATTTTGGGTTCCTTTATTTCATCCCTGATCCAAGTATTTATATCAGAGGAACGATTAGCTAGATTAATTCCAAGAAATAAGCTTATGGGGACCTTTATAGCAGCATTTATGGGTCTTTTATTTCCAGTATGTGAATGTGCAATTGTTCCTATAGTTAAAAGGCTAATAAAAAAGGGACTGCCACTAAATATGGCTGTAACCTTTATGCTTGCTGTACCAATAATTAACCCTATAGTGCTTGCATCAACTTATTATGCATTTTTAGGTAAGCCCTATATGGTTTTTCTTAGGGCTGGATTTGGAGTGGCTTCAGCAATGATTATTGGGTATTTAGTTAGTATATTACAAACAAATAATCCATTGAAAAATAATATTAATCATGATGAACAAGAATGCAGCTGTGGCTATCATAGCCATAGCCATGGTCACCATCATCATCATGAACATTTACATGAGCATGATGATAGCAAATGGTCTGAAATAATTGGACATACTAATTCAGAAGTTTATGATGTAGGCAAGTTGTTTATTATAGGTGCCTTTTTAGCTGCTGCACTGCAAACTTTTATTCCGAGACAGTTAATTTTATCAATAGGCTCAGGAAACCTATCTTCAATAATTGTTATGATGACTCTAGCTTTTGTTTTATCCATTTGTTCTGAAACTGATGCCTTCATAGCAAGAACCTTTTTAAATCAATTTACAGTTGGTTCTATTATTGGTTTTTTAATATTAGGGCCAATGATTGATATAAAGAATACTATAATGCTAAGCGGAAATTTTAAATTAGGATTTGTAGTAAAGCTTATATTTTTAATAATATCTATTTGTTTCTTAGCAGCTGTTGCAGTTGGATTTATACCATCATGGATTTTTGGATATTAA
- the cobC gene encoding alpha-ribazole phosphatase → MNIYLVRHGETEENKNRYYYGSLDVSLNENGITQAKKAGKALKHIIFDKLYVSERIRTKETAELALGNDIAAVKDSRINEMSFGVFEGKTYEEIKKLYPKDYKCWEEDWMDFAPNGGESYRDFYNRVESFMDELIKNPCENVLVVTHGGVIRSIYCYVLNGKLDLYWKFSSKNGDISLIKYEYGNIFIDSITHI, encoded by the coding sequence ATGAATATTTATCTAGTAAGACATGGAGAAACAGAAGAAAACAAGAATAGGTACTATTATGGAAGCTTAGATGTGTCACTTAACGAAAATGGTATAACTCAAGCTAAAAAGGCAGGAAAGGCATTAAAGCATATTATTTTTGATAAGTTATATGTAAGTGAAAGAATACGTACTAAGGAAACTGCTGAGTTGGCATTAGGAAATGATATAGCAGCAGTTAAGGATAGCAGAATAAATGAAATGAGCTTTGGAGTTTTTGAAGGAAAAACCTATGAAGAAATTAAAAAACTATATCCAAAAGATTATAAGTGTTGGGAGGAAGACTGGATGGATTTTGCTCCTAATGGAGGAGAAAGTTATAGAGACTTTTATAACAGAGTAGAAAGCTTTATGGATGAGCTTATAAAGAATCCCTGCGAAAATGTATTAGTAGTTACTCATGGGGGAGTTATTAGAAGCATATATTGCTATGTGCTTAATGGTAAATTAGATTTATATTGGAAATTTAGTTCAAAAAATGGCGATATAAGTCTTATAAAATATGAATATGGTAATATTTTTATAGATAGTATTACTCATATTTAG
- the cobT gene encoding nicotinate-nucleotide--dimethylbenzimidazole phosphoribosyltransferase, whose translation MGILENTLRQIENLDKEAIAQAEERLDNLIKPIGSLGALEDIAAKMAGITGKVKNKISKKNIVVMCADNGVCDEGVSAAPQEITYAMANYFTMGVTGVCVLAEHNNAELTIVDIGVKGKFDNPKIINKKIAEGTKNILKGSAMTREEAVRAIEIGIETVDKLVAEGYDLLGTGEVGIGNTTTSAAVLSVLSELPVETVVGKGAGLTEEQYINKKRVISEAITLNSPNKEDVIDVIAKVGGFDIAGLCGCYLGAAKNRVPIVIDGFISSAAALCAYRLNPLARDYMFSSHLSAEPGAAYMMKELGLEPILNLRMRLGEGTGCPMAFNIIEAALAAMNNMYTFNETIMSNENLVDIREK comes from the coding sequence ATGGGGATATTAGAAAATACCTTAAGACAAATAGAAAACCTTGATAAGGAGGCAATAGCACAGGCTGAAGAAAGACTAGATAATTTGATAAAACCTATAGGTAGTTTAGGAGCTTTAGAAGACATTGCTGCAAAAATGGCAGGAATTACTGGTAAGGTAAAAAACAAAATTAGCAAGAAAAACATAGTAGTAATGTGCGCTGATAATGGAGTATGTGATGAGGGTGTAAGTGCAGCACCCCAAGAGATAACTTATGCTATGGCTAATTATTTTACTATGGGAGTAACAGGGGTATGTGTGCTTGCAGAGCATAATAATGCAGAGTTAACAATTGTTGATATTGGTGTAAAGGGCAAGTTTGATAATCCAAAAATAATTAATAAAAAAATAGCAGAAGGAACTAAGAATATCCTTAAAGGATCTGCTATGACAAGGGAAGAAGCCGTGCGAGCAATAGAGATAGGAATTGAGACAGTAGATAAGCTTGTTGCAGAAGGCTATGATTTATTGGGTACAGGAGAGGTTGGTATAGGAAATACAACTACTAGTGCAGCTGTACTCAGTGTTCTTTCCGAATTACCAGTTGAAACAGTAGTGGGAAAAGGGGCTGGACTTACAGAGGAACAGTATATTAACAAGAAAAGAGTAATATCAGAAGCTATAACCTTAAATTCACCTAACAAAGAGGATGTAATAGATGTTATTGCAAAGGTTGGGGGCTTTGATATTGCTGGACTATGCGGATGTTATCTTGGAGCTGCTAAAAATAGGGTGCCAATAGTAATAGATGGTTTTATTTCTTCAGCAGCAGCACTATGTGCTTATAGATTAAATCCACTTGCTAGAGACTATATGTTTAGCTCTCACCTTTCTGCGGAGCCAGGAGCAGCATATATGATGAAAGAATTAGGACTTGAACCAATATTAAATTTAAGAATGAGACTAGGAGAAGGGACTGGATGTCCTATGGCATTCAACATAATAGAAGCTGCATTAGCTGCCATGAATAATATGTATACCTTTAATGAAACAATTATGTCAAATGAAAACCTAGTTGATATAAGGGAAAAGTAA
- a CDS encoding TIGR03943 family putative permease subunit gives MKKTLNINEIVWFIILVCFSYYIGSLIFTGRISLFIHPKMDGYVKFAFIFFIILSVYQLGRIFTSRKENKIKYGYVIFMVPLILGIYVNPQGLNADAAENKGIYVNGQNHFNHEHIHDFVRINYLDKDEIILNNKNFLDVVNELNTHTDEYKGKKVEFEGFILKEKDLDKNQFLIGRMLLSCCAADAQSIAILCQYENVKDFKQDQWVKVNGIVDSTRDKKGGRIFIIKIENMETVDNPVNKYIYE, from the coding sequence TTGAAGAAGACATTAAATATAAATGAAATTGTTTGGTTTATTATTCTTGTATGCTTCTCCTATTATATTGGCTCATTAATTTTTACAGGGAGGATTAGCTTGTTTATACACCCTAAAATGGACGGCTATGTTAAGTTTGCATTTATATTTTTTATTATATTATCTGTTTATCAGCTGGGTAGGATTTTCACCAGTAGAAAAGAAAATAAAATTAAGTACGGATATGTAATTTTTATGGTACCACTAATTTTAGGGATTTACGTAAATCCACAAGGGTTGAATGCAGATGCCGCTGAAAATAAAGGAATATATGTAAATGGACAAAATCATTTTAACCATGAGCATATACACGATTTTGTAAGAATAAATTATTTAGACAAGGATGAAATAATCTTAAATAACAAAAATTTTTTGGATGTTGTTAATGAATTAAATACACACACTGATGAGTATAAAGGTAAAAAGGTTGAATTTGAAGGCTTTATTTTAAAGGAAAAGGACTTAGATAAAAATCAATTCTTAATTGGAAGAATGCTATTAAGCTGCTGTGCAGCAGATGCACAAAGTATAGCTATATTATGTCAGTATGAGAATGTAAAAGATTTTAAGCAGGATCAATGGGTTAAAGTTAATGGAATAGTGGACTCAACTAGGGATAAGAAGGGCGGCAGAATATTTATAATAAAGATAGAGAATATGGAAACAGTAGATAATCCAGTAAATAAATATATATATGAATAA
- the cbiB gene encoding adenosylcobinamide-phosphate synthase CbiB, with the protein MIDILAAVIIDFIIGDPSWFPHPVIYIGKLISCLEKSGRKLCKKESTLKLWGGLIVLVTGFISFIIPFIILRLISNYKLLYHIINILLLWTVIAAKCLHKEAIKVYEELKEGNLEGARIKLSYIVGRDTNELNAYEIIRADVETVAENTSDGVIAPLIFAMVGGAPLAMLYKAINTMDSMLGYMNEKYKYIGFFPAKVDDVFNYIPSRITGILIALSAPIVNGNIVHSLKIMWRDRKNHKSPNCAYPEGAAAGAMGVQLGGINRYFGELVYKPTIGNKNKELGYRHILDTIKLMYASEIILIIIYLIVFIIK; encoded by the coding sequence TTGATAGATATACTTGCAGCAGTAATAATAGACTTTATAATAGGAGATCCTTCTTGGTTTCCGCATCCAGTAATTTATATTGGTAAACTAATAAGCTGTCTTGAAAAGAGCGGCAGAAAGCTGTGTAAAAAGGAAAGTACTCTTAAGCTTTGGGGAGGATTAATAGTTTTAGTTACTGGCTTTATAAGCTTTATAATTCCGTTCATTATTTTAAGGCTTATCAGTAATTACAAGCTTTTATACCATATTATTAATATATTACTCTTATGGACTGTAATTGCAGCTAAATGTCTGCACAAGGAAGCTATAAAAGTTTATGAAGAGTTAAAAGAAGGTAATTTAGAAGGTGCTAGAATAAAGCTCTCCTATATTGTAGGCAGGGATACAAATGAGTTAAACGCTTACGAAATTATAAGAGCGGATGTGGAGACAGTAGCAGAAAATACCTCAGATGGAGTAATTGCTCCATTAATTTTTGCTATGGTAGGAGGAGCACCACTCGCCATGCTATATAAGGCAATTAATACAATGGATTCAATGCTGGGATATATGAATGAAAAATATAAATATATTGGTTTTTTTCCAGCAAAAGTAGATGATGTTTTTAATTATATACCATCAAGAATTACAGGAATTCTTATTGCTCTTTCAGCACCAATTGTAAATGGTAATATAGTTCATAGCCTGAAGATAATGTGGAGGGACAGGAAAAATCATAAAAGCCCAAATTGTGCCTACCCTGAAGGAGCTGCAGCAGGTGCCATGGGAGTTCAATTAGGTGGGATAAACAGATATTTTGGAGAGCTTGTGTATAAGCCCACTATAGGAAATAAGAATAAAGAACTTGGATATAGACACATTTTAGACACTATAAAGCTAATGTATGCTTCAGAGATTATTTTAATTATTATATATTTAATTGTTTTTATCATAAAGTAG